In Trueperella pecoris, the DNA window CAGGGTGGAGATGTGGACCGTGGCGGTGGAGGTGCCCACCGCGAGGCGTCCGCTCTCGATGTCTATGACACAGTGCCCGGTGTGAAGGTCGCCCGCCTGGCCGCTTATCTCCCGAAGACGCTCGCGCGCCACCTCGGCAGTGTGCGGCTTGCCGACGACCTTTCCGCCCATCTCCAGCATCGAATCACAGCCGACGACGACGGTCGGCCCGCCCGCCTGCCCGCTCGGGGCTTGAAGAAACTGAGCCGCGATCGCCCGCGCTTTGGCCACCGCGAGCATCTGGACCTGATCGGCGGCGCCAATCTGGGGGTCGTCGGCCTTCGCCGCGGCCAGCAGACTGTCCTCGTCAACATCCGCGACAGCGACGGTGGGCCGAATGTGGGCGGCCTCCAGCGTCGCCTTGCGTGCTGGCGAGGCCGAGGCGAGGAGAACCGTCTTCATCGTTCCTCCGCCAGCGCGTCGCGCAGCACGTCAAGGCCAACTGAACCGATGCGGAGCGCTGACATGTGCCAATCCTTAAGCGAAAAGACCTCACCGCGGGCGTGAGCGCGCGCTTCGGCGTCGTTGCGTAGCTGCTTCCAGATGCGGTGACCCACCTTATACGACGGCGCCTGCCCCGCCCAGCCGAGGTATCGATCGAGTTCGAAGGCGAGGAAGGATCGATCCATCGCCACGTTGTCTTGGAGGAACTGCCAGGCCACCTCGCGCGTCCACACGGGGCTGATGTGCTCGTACCCCTTCGGCGAGGGCTTACCCAGGTGGAAGCCGATGTCGAGGGCCACGCGCGTGGCGCGCAGCCGCTCGGAATCGAGAACGCCCATGTAGTCGGCTGGATCCTGGTGATAGCCGAGCTCGGCCATGAGCCCTTCTGCATAGAGCGCCCAGCCTTCCCCGTGCCCCGAGTTCCAGCACAGGTTACGCCGCCAATCGTTGAGTGTGTCCTTGACGTAGGTCGCCATGCCGACTTGGAGGTGGTGGCCGGGCACGCCCTCGTGGTAGACAGTGGTCTTCTCCTGCCACGTGTGGAAGACGTCCGTGCCCTCCGGTACGGACCACCACATGCGCCCGCCGCGAGAGAAGTCATCGGAGGGTCCGGTGTAGTAGATGGCGCCTGTGCCCGACGGCGCGATCATGCACTCGAGCTTCTTGAGCGGGGCGGGGATGTCGAAGTGGACGCCGTCGAGGTCGGCCAGCGCGCGGTCCGATGTCTCTTGCATCCACGCCTTGAGATTGTCCTTGCCGTGGACCTGGTAGGTGGGGTCGGCGTTGAGGCGATCGAGAGCCTCGGGGATGGAAACGCCCTCGCCGAACATGTCGGCGACGATGGCCTCCTGCTCGGCGACGATACGTGCCAGCTCCTCTAGGCCCCACTCGTAGGTCTCGTCGAGGTCGAGGCGTGCGCCCGTCGTTTCGCGGATGCGCGGCTCGTAGCGTTCCCGGCCAAAGGCCTCGCTCTGTGCTCCGTGGGGGAGCACTTCCTCGCGAAGGAATTCGGCCAGTTCGCCATAGGCGCGGCGGGCGGACGACGCCGTCTGTTCCAGCAGGCCCGCGAGCTCGGCGTGGGCCTGGCCGCCGCGTGCGGCGAGCTCGGCAAGCGGGGACGAGGCGCTTGCCTTGTCTTCCGCCTGGGCAATAGCGAGTTCGATCTGCTTGCGGGCGGTGGGCGGCCCGGAGTGAACGCGCTTGCGTAGGGTCTCCTGCCAGCGCTTGAGCGCCTTGTCGGTGTTGGACAGTCGGCCGGCGATGAGCTCCCAGTCCTCGGCCGTCTCTTGGGCCATGTTGTCGTAGATTTCCTGAATTCCCTGCAGTGGGGAAGCGATGACGTTGATCTCGCCGAGCTCGCCGCGCTCGTAGTAGTCGATTTCTGATTCGAGGCTCGCGGTTAGTGCAGCTTTGGTGACGCGGTCGACGTCGTCGATCGGGTCTAGGCGGTTCAGCTCGCGGAGAGTGGCGACGTGCAGGTCGTTCATTTGGCCGAAGCCCTCGGGGGAGTAGTCAAAAAACTCGCGCTCGTCGGCGCTACCGCGGCCGAGCGCCGTGACGAGCTCGGGCACGCGGGCGAGCTGGTTGGCGACGTATCGATTGGAAAGGTCATCAATGGGTGTGGTGGGACGCGCCGCGGCGTCCGTCGTCTTTGGTCTCATACTGCCAGCGTAGTGGCTCGGGGTGACAAACGGCACCCAGATGGGGCTAGAATTGGCCGAGTGAGATTTCTGCATCTTCCTGACCCGCAGGAAAAGCGATGCAGATTGGTGCAAAATGTTGGAATCTGAGTATCGAGTTGCTAGGCTATTGGATGTGACCCAAAACACAAATAACCGCGGGTCCTCCGACAACATTCCAACGACAGTCGAAGCCCATGTCCGCCGACTACTGGACGGCCCCGCCAAGTATCAATTACGCGAAGCTGCTGACCTCGCCAATATGGACATCGATTCCGCGCGCCGTTTTTGGCGAGCCATGGGCTTCCCCTACATTCAGAATGCGGAAAGTCGCCTTTTCACCGAGTACGACGTCGATGTCATGCGAGCCCACCAGGACATGGTCGACCTGGGGCGCACCGATGAGGACACTCAGAATTCCCTCATCCGCGCCCAGTCCCACCTCGCCGACCGCCTCGTGCTGTGGCAGTACGAGGCGCTCGTGGAAGAGGCGGAGGCCCGCCACGGGCTGGACGAGCTTTCTGCGCGCTACTGGGTGCTCGACCATATTGGTGAATACGAAGAGTTTCTCGTCTACCAGATGAAGTACGCCTGGCGGCGCCACCTAGCATCCTTCCTGCGTCGCACGGAGGTCGAACTGGAAAACTTGCGCGCCCACAACGACGTCATTCTCCTGACGCGCGCGCTGGGCTTCGTGGACCTCGTGGCCTTCACTAACCGATCGGGACAGCTCTCGCCGCACCAGCTCGTCGATTTCATCCAGACCTTCGAATTCACCTGCCGCGACGTGATCTCCGGTCTGGGGGCTCGGGTCGTGAAGATGGTGGGCGACGCGGTGCTCTACATCGCTGACGACTTGGCAACGGGCGCCGAGGTGGTCTCCAGCATCGTTGACGCGCTTCATGCAACCCCGGAAATGCCCGAGGTTCGTGCCTCGCTCGTCTGGGGAGGAATCGTTTCGCGCTTCGGCGACGTGTTCGGCCCCAATGTCAACCTCGCCTCGCGCCTGTGCGCCATCGCCCCGGAGGGTGGGATCGTCGTGGACCGTGAGACGGCCGAGGCCCTACGTGCCCTCAATCCGCACAAGTACCGCCTCGAGGAAAATATTGGTTCCGAACTCCGCGGAATCGGGTATATCGAATCGGCGCGGCTGACCGTGATGAAGGACGAATCCGCTCAGGACTAGTGGCGGGGCAATCGTTTATGGCTCAGCGTTTCCCCCATAAGGTGTTCTTTACTAAGCTGACTTTAACTGGGATATATTTCACGAGAGGACTGAAAAGTGACGAAGATTTTGCTAGTCGAAGATGACGCAGCGATTTCGGCTCCCTTGGTTCGCGCTTTTTCTCGCGAGGGCTACGACGTCGAGCCGGTTGACCACGGCAAGGCCGCCCTCGAAGCAATGGATGGGCCCGTCGATTTGGTAGTCCTCGACCTTGGCCTGCCGGACATGGACGGCCTCGATGTTGCGCGCACCGCTCGCGCGCGCGGAAAGGAATTCCCGATCCTCATTCTGACCGCACGCTCCGAAGAAGTGGACATGGTCGTCGGACTCGACGCCGGCGCGGACGATTACGTCACCAAGCCCTTCCGCTTGGCCGAGCTGCTGGCGCGCGTGCGCGCGCTGTTGCGCCGTTCGTCCGTGAGCGAGGGTGGGTCTGAATCCCTCTCGGCGCAGGATGTGACCGTGGACGTCGACGCGCATCGGGCCTATGTGGGTTCGAAGGAGCTCCAGCTGACGGCCAAGGAGTTCGACCTTCTGCGAGTCCTGCTTCGCGAGGCCGGTAACGTCGTCGAACGTGATCAGCTCATGCGGGAAGTGTGGGGCACGGAGGCGGACTCGTCGACCAAGAAGCTGGACATGCACATTTCGTGGCTGCGCCGCAAGCTTCACGACGACGTCAACGACCCCCACTACATCGCAACTGTTCGTGGAATGGGATTCCGTTTCGAGGTGTAGGCCATGCGGCGTCGCGCGATTGTCATGACGACGACGGCCGTGGCCGTAGCCGTTTTCATCCTCGGCATCCCCGGGATGGTCTTTGCATTGTCGCTTGCCTGGCAGCAGGCTCACAGCGAGCTTGACGATCGCGCTACAGCGGTTGCCACTGTCGTGGACCGCTTCGCTTCAGAAGACACCTACATCACGCACGGCCTGTTGACGCGGCTGGCTACCAAGGGCAACCCCGACAACGCCTATATCGCGGTCGATTACCCTGACGGTACGCGGGTCGAGGTCGATACCGAGCGGCCGGCGAGCGTGATCGAAAAGTCGGTGGTCAGCGCCCGCGGGGTGCTGGTCACGGTCGCCGCGCCACGCGCCGACATCATGCAAAAGCTGACGCTGATGATTGCGGGCGCGCTGGGCCTCATCATCGTCGCGCTCCTCGTGGGTGTGGCGGTGGCCATGCGGCAGTCCCGCAAGATTTCCGCCCCACTCATCTATCTTGCCGCGGCCGCCGAGCAACTCGGAGCCGGGCGGGTGCGCCCGCAGCTGCGCCAGGCCGGAATCGAGGAGATCGACCTCATCAGTGACGAGATCGCGCGTAGCGCGGACCGCATGGCAGGCAGGCTCGCCAAGGAGCGGCAGTTTGCAGCCGACGCCGCACACCAGCTGCGCACCCCGCTCGCGGCGTTGTCGATGCGCATTGAGGAAATCGAGTTTCTTACCGACGATGAAGAGATCATCGAAGAGGTGCACAAGTCCCTCGAGCAGATTGACCGCCTCACCGGTGTCGTGGCAGAACTCATGTCCACCTCGCAGTCCGAATCCGGCGGAACAACCGAGGCCATCGCGATCGTGCGTGTGCTACAGCGCCAGAAGGACGAGTGGGGTAGGCCCTTCGAACGCGCCGGGCGCTCGCTTGTATTTGAGGGGGAAACCGAGGGTGCGGTGCTGGCCACGCCCGGATCGCTGTCCCAGATCCTCGCCACCCTGGTGGAAAATTCGCTCAAGTACGGGGCGGGGCAGACGACGGTCAGTGTGGCGCTGGCGGGCAAGTCCGTCGTGTTTAAAGTGCGCGACGAAGGCGAGGGCATCTCGGCGCAGGACGCGGACGAGATCTTCGAGAAGGGATACTCGACCGGCGGCTCGACTGGAATTGGGCTCGCCGTCGCGAAAGAGCTCGCGGAGGTGGACGGCGGCCGACTCGAGCTGACCAAACACCGCCCCGCCGAATTCACGTTGACCCTGGCCGCGCTCCCGAAGGCCCTCGATCCGAACCGGGTTCTCCCGCACGCCGCCATCGTCGTCGGCGCACGCCGCGGGCGACGCTAGGAAAGCATGGGGAAGGCGTCTAGGCGGCGTCGGGAATCTTGGTGAAGACGAGGTAGCGGTAGCACACGTAGCGGAAGGCAGTGCCGAGCACAAGCCCGACGACATTCGCCGCGACGTTATCGGCCAGCTGTGAGTCGAAGCCGAGCACGAACCGGGAAAAACCTAGGCACCCGAGGGCGATGAGCAGTCCACCGACGTTGATGGCGAGGAAGAGCACAAACTCGGCGCGCTTGGACTTATCCGACTTGTTGCGGAACGTCCACAGCCTATTGACTACCCACGAGAAAATGATCGACACGACGACGGACAGGGTCTTGGCCACCATCGGCCCGTCGCCGGGAAGGGTGACGACGCCGGAGTAGGCCAGGAGGTTAAACAGGCCTACGTCAACGATGTAGGAACCGAGGCCGACCGTGCAGAACTGAAGAAACTCCACCAGCCACTGCCGAAAGGTTTGGCCGCGTAGCAGGCGCTCGATGACCCCGTGCACTTAGAAGCTCGCAAACGAATCTTTGGTGAGCTTGCCATCGCGAAGGTCGAGCCAGAACTGGTCGGCTTCGGGGGCGAGCAGAACGGTTGAGGCGCCGCCCGGCCCGCGGTGGTTGAGCGAGGCGATGGGCGGGGCGCCTTTAAGCCCGTCCGGGCCGATCGCGTCGCGCAGGGCAAGGCCGGCCTTTGCGACCGTCATGAGGGAACCGTCCGTGTCCACGCTCAACACCTCGGCCACGCTGCCCACGAGGGAGCGCTGCTTCAACGGGTTGACGAGGAGGGAAGGGGACAGTGCCTTGTCGATGATCTTGGAAACCACCTGGCGCTGGCGCTCCGTGCGGCCGATGTCGCCCAACGGATCGGAATACCGCATGCGTGAGAAAGCAAGGGCGGTGGTGCCGTCAGAGTGGTGGCATCCGGCCGTCCACTGCAGCCCCGAATACTCGTCCGACACGTCGTAGTCGAGGCAGAGCTCGACACCTCCGACGGCGTCGGTGAGGTTCTTGACCCCATCCATGCCGATCTGGATGTAATGATCGATCTTGAGGCCGGTCAGCTCCTCGACGGTGTGGACGAGGTACTCGGCCCCGCCGAAGGAGAAGGAGCCGTTGAGCTTTCCTGATGCTTTCGAATCCGGGAAGTGCACCAGCGTGTCCCGTGGCAAAGAGACGAGGGCGGCAGGCCCGGTCTCGCTCTTGTGCAAAAGCATAATCGTGTCGGCACGGTGGCCCTCGGTCGGATCATTGACTGCCTCGCCGCGCTCGTCTGAACCGACGATAAGGAAGGTCTCGCCCGCGGTGTCGGGCGCACTGGAGAGCGCGGCCTCGTGGCCGAGCTTGCCGTTGCCATAGGAGTAAAGGTAGTAGCCCCAGCCGAGGACGAGAAGGACGATGATGGCCAATGCGCCGGCGAGAATGCGTCCGGGATGGCGCCTGCGCGCGCGAGCGGCTGGCGGCTCGCCGGGTTGGCCTGCCGGAGCGCCGTAGCGGTCCTCGTCGTGACCCGGGACGGGCCGATGCGGGGCATAGGCCGGGGGTGCAGTGTTGACTGTTGCATTGACGGGCGCGGCGGCGCCGGGCGCTGCCGCTGGCGCCGCGGCCTGCTCGGCGTAGGGACGCTCTGGAGCCCTGTCGTCAAACGCTGAGCGCCGAACGGGGGCGCTGGGGCGGCGGGCACCTGTGGACGAACGGGGCTGGCTATCGGCGGAGGAGCGGGGCTGAACGCCCTGATCAGGATCGGCGGCCGCGCGTCGGGCGGACCTGGCCCGCGGACGAGCGGCATGCGAGGGGCGCCCTACTTCGTGAGCGCCCTCAACCGAGGGGCGTTGGACGCGCTTTCGCGGCTCGAAGGACGGCGGCTGGTTCATTTGACCTCCCCGGACAGGCCGGCGCCGATAGCGCGGCGGAAGGCCTCGATTTCTTCTTTCGTTCCTTGGAGAATGGGGCTCTTGGTCGACGGGCGCTTTTCAAGCCGAGGCAGCGGCTTGTCGGTGCGGATTGCCTCCCACACGGATTCGGCTTCCGGCGCCGGGCGGACGCGGTTGCCCGCCTGGACGAAAGGCATCGTGATGAGGTGAAGATCTTGAACCGACAGGCCGCGCAGGGAGTAGGCCAGGCCTCCGAGGTAGCTGATGTTGCCCAGGCTGGAGGACATATCCACGTTCGACGTCACGTCATTGAGAACCCCGTAGAGCTTGGGAAGGTCGGAGATGTAGTTGAGGGACAGCGCCTTGGACACGATCGCTTCGACGATCTGCTGTTGACGGCCGATGCGGCTAATGTCTGAGCCGTCGCCCAAGGACTTGCGCGCACGGGCCAGGGCGAGCGCGTCCTTGCCGTTGAGCGTCTGGCAACCAGCGGCGAGGTCGAGGCCCGCAGAGGTGTCGGAGACGGGTTCGGAGAGGCACACCTCAACCCCGCCCAAGGTGGTGACGATGTCCTGGAAGGAAGCAAAATTGATGGCGATAAAGCCGTCAACGTAGATGCCCGAGAGTGCCTCGACCGTGCGGATCGTGCAGGCGGCGGCGCCTGCCACATCGCCCGTGCGGCCGCCGATTTCGAAGGCCGAGTTGAACATGGCGTCTGAGCGCTCGGTGGAGCGCGAGCCGTCGCTGAGGATGCAGGAGGGGATCGTCAGCAGTGTGTCACGTGGGATGGACACGACGTCGACCCGGTCACGGTTGGCTGAGATGTGCATCAGCATGGCCGTGTCAGAACGCATTCCCGTGATTTCGCCAGCGGCGCCAGCGCCGTCGACGTCGCTCTTTCCTTCGCGCGCGTCCGAGCCGAGGACCAAAATGTTCAGGGGCCGGCCGGCCGCCGCGTCTGCGGGCGGCGGGGTCGTGGGTCGCTCCGTCGGGTCGAAGTATGACTCGACGTTGTGGCTTTGAATGTTGCCCTGCAAGTTCTGGTAGAGAAATGCGACAGCAGAGCCGCCGGTGAGCAAGAACGCGAGCAGGACTAACAGCACGCTTCGTAAGAGCGATGTTGATCGCCCGCGTGCTGAGCGGTGAGAGGGGCCACGCGTCGACGTCGTGGGAGTTGCGTCCATGTGTCGATCATATAGGCCGCGAGGGACATGAGATATCAGTCCCTAGAATGTGCGTCGCGTTTAACGCCGACCTGTGAGGAGACTAGGGTAGTTCTAGCAGCTGCGGAAGAGGAGGTGTTGTGCCAGATATTCGCGTGATTACGGTGGCCTACAACCCGGGGGCGGAACTGATCGAGATGATCGATTCCTTGCCGCGCGCAGTGGGCGAGGCGTCCTTTGAGACCGTCGTCGTCAACAACGGTGGATCCACCCCGGCGCTCGAACGGGCAAAGGAGCGCGCGTCCGTTGTCGAAACCAACGCCAACCTTGGCTATGGCAAAGCGAATAATCTCGGTGCGAAGGGTTTCGACGGCGATTGGTTGCTCATCATTAATCCCGATGTCTCCCTGGCTCCGGGCAGCATCGCGCGCATGATCGAGGTGGCCACGCTCTACCCGCGTGGGGGCGCGTTCGGACCGCGGATCATGACCCCGGAGGGAGATGCTTACCCCTCGGCGCGGCGATTCCCACGACTCGTGGCAGGTACCGGCCACGCGCTGCTCACGAACGTATGGCCGTCGAATCCGTGGACGTCTCGCTACCACGCCGCAGCGGCCACGGACACCACCCATCCATCGGACTGGCTCTCCGGAGCGTGCTTGCTCCTCCGCCGTGTCGCCTTCGAGGCCGTGGGCGGCTTCGATGACGACTTCTTCATGTTCTTTGAGGACACGATGCTGGGGGAGGATCTGGCTCGCGCAGGCTGGCAGCGAATCTTCGTTCACGACGCCGTGGCAGTCCACGACCAGGGCACATCGTGGCGCGAGCGCCCGGCGTCGATGCTGCGCGCCCACCACGACTCGGCCTACACCTACCTGGCGAAGGTCTACAACAAGCCGTGGCAGGCCCCGCTACGCCTCGCCGTGAGGGCAGGGCTGAAGGTGCGCCTGGCGCTTGAGCTGAAGGCCAAAGCCTAGAAGCGGCCGCCGTAGCCCACGACGCCGTCGCGCACGCCCGCCACGATCTTCGCGATGCGCTCGCGGCGGCGATCGGCCAGGAGCGCGTGAAAGGCCGAGAACTTGGCCAGCCACACGAGGTAGCCGATGCGCCACCGAGCAGGCAAAAGGCCCGAGCGCAGGAGAAAGATCGTGTTGCGCACGAGGTAGTAGCAACGGATGGGACCGTGCAGGTGGACGGGCTGTGTGCGCCGGGGGAGGCGGACGGTTTCGTCGCCGAGCGAGTGCTCGAGCCGCGCGCCCGTGTCCACGATCAAGCGGTATCCGCGTTTTCTGGCGCGCAGGCACCACTCGAGGTCGACATGGTCGATGAAGTAGGACTCGTTCATCGGGCCCACCTCGTCCAGGACCCGCATCGGAATGAGGCAACCGGATGCCAGGAGGAATGCGGCCTCAATTGTTCCGGCCGCGAGCTCCTCGGCGTGGGCGCGGCGTGGGCCGAAGCGCCGATCGACATAGACGAGCTCGTCTCCTCCCGGCTTATTTTCTGCGATGTAGGGGCCGGCTGCAGCGCAACCCGGGGAGGAATCGAGGCGAGCGCGCAAGGTTGCGACCAACTCGGCGTCAGGAAGCGAATCTTGGT includes these proteins:
- a CDS encoding Maf family protein, with translation MKTVLLASASPARKATLEAAHIRPTVAVADVDEDSLLAAAKADDPQIGAADQVQMLAVAKARAIAAQFLQAPSGQAGGPTVVVGCDSMLEMGGKVVGKPHTAEVARERLREISGQAGDLHTGHCVIDIESGRLAVGTSTATVHISTLSEAEIEAYIATGEPLVVAGSFTVDGYGGPFVERIEGDHHGVVGISLPLLRSLLGELGHSIVEFWDTGLTPTA
- a CDS encoding sensor histidine kinase: MRRRAIVMTTTAVAVAVFILGIPGMVFALSLAWQQAHSELDDRATAVATVVDRFASEDTYITHGLLTRLATKGNPDNAYIAVDYPDGTRVEVDTERPASVIEKSVVSARGVLVTVAAPRADIMQKLTLMIAGALGLIIVALLVGVAVAMRQSRKISAPLIYLAAAAEQLGAGRVRPQLRQAGIEEIDLISDEIARSADRMAGRLAKERQFAADAAHQLRTPLAALSMRIEEIEFLTDDEEIIEEVHKSLEQIDRLTGVVAELMSTSQSESGGTTEAIAIVRVLQRQKDEWGRPFERAGRSLVFEGETEGAVLATPGSLSQILATLVENSLKYGAGQTTVSVALAGKSVVFKVRDEGEGISAQDADEIFEKGYSTGGSTGIGLAVAKELAEVDGGRLELTKHRPAEFTLTLAALPKALDPNRVLPHAAIVVGARRGRR
- a CDS encoding glycosyltransferase family 2 protein — translated: MTSVVAVVVTYGPDSATARLIRALARQCRVVVVDNGSTPQDLATISGAIDDAGATLVTLGDNTGIAHAQNVGILRAKEMGASYVLLSDQDSLPDAELVATLRARLDSSPGCAAAGPYIAENKPGGDELVYVDRRFGPRRAHAEELAAGTIEAAFLLASGCLIPMRVLDEVGPMNESYFIDHVDLEWCLRARKRGYRLIVDTGARLEHSLGDETVRLPRRTQPVHLHGPIRCYYLVRNTIFLLRSGLLPARWRIGYLVWLAKFSAFHALLADRRRERIAKIVAGVRDGVVGYGGRF
- a CDS encoding DUF885 domain-containing protein, which produces MRPKTTDAAARPTTPIDDLSNRYVANQLARVPELVTALGRGSADEREFFDYSPEGFGQMNDLHVATLRELNRLDPIDDVDRVTKAALTASLESEIDYYERGELGEINVIASPLQGIQEIYDNMAQETAEDWELIAGRLSNTDKALKRWQETLRKRVHSGPPTARKQIELAIAQAEDKASASSPLAELAARGGQAHAELAGLLEQTASSARRAYGELAEFLREEVLPHGAQSEAFGRERYEPRIRETTGARLDLDETYEWGLEELARIVAEQEAIVADMFGEGVSIPEALDRLNADPTYQVHGKDNLKAWMQETSDRALADLDGVHFDIPAPLKKLECMIAPSGTGAIYYTGPSDDFSRGGRMWWSVPEGTDVFHTWQEKTTVYHEGVPGHHLQVGMATYVKDTLNDWRRNLCWNSGHGEGWALYAEGLMAELGYHQDPADYMGVLDSERLRATRVALDIGFHLGKPSPKGYEHISPVWTREVAWQFLQDNVAMDRSFLAFELDRYLGWAGQAPSYKVGHRIWKQLRNDAEARAHARGEVFSLKDWHMSALRIGSVGLDVLRDALAEER
- a CDS encoding adenylate/guanylate cyclase domain-containing protein → MTQNTNNRGSSDNIPTTVEAHVRRLLDGPAKYQLREAADLANMDIDSARRFWRAMGFPYIQNAESRLFTEYDVDVMRAHQDMVDLGRTDEDTQNSLIRAQSHLADRLVLWQYEALVEEAEARHGLDELSARYWVLDHIGEYEEFLVYQMKYAWRRHLASFLRRTEVELENLRAHNDVILLTRALGFVDLVAFTNRSGQLSPHQLVDFIQTFEFTCRDVISGLGARVVKMVGDAVLYIADDLATGAEVVSSIVDALHATPEMPEVRASLVWGGIVSRFGDVFGPNVNLASRLCAIAPEGGIVVDRETAEALRALNPHKYRLEENIGSELRGIGYIESARLTVMKDESAQD
- a CDS encoding glycosyltransferase is translated as MPDIRVITVAYNPGAELIEMIDSLPRAVGEASFETVVVNNGGSTPALERAKERASVVETNANLGYGKANNLGAKGFDGDWLLIINPDVSLAPGSIARMIEVATLYPRGGAFGPRIMTPEGDAYPSARRFPRLVAGTGHALLTNVWPSNPWTSRYHAAAATDTTHPSDWLSGACLLLRRVAFEAVGGFDDDFFMFFEDTMLGEDLARAGWQRIFVHDAVAVHDQGTSWRERPASMLRAHHDSAYTYLAKVYNKPWQAPLRLAVRAGLKVRLALELKAKA
- a CDS encoding response regulator transcription factor, with protein sequence MTKILLVEDDAAISAPLVRAFSREGYDVEPVDHGKAALEAMDGPVDLVVLDLGLPDMDGLDVARTARARGKEFPILILTARSEEVDMVVGLDAGADDYVTKPFRLAELLARVRALLRRSSVSEGGSESLSAQDVTVDVDAHRAYVGSKELQLTAKEFDLLRVLLREAGNVVERDQLMREVWGTEADSSTKKLDMHISWLRRKLHDDVNDPHYIATVRGMGFRFEV
- a CDS encoding LCP family protein, with product MDATPTTSTRGPSHRSARGRSTSLLRSVLLVLLAFLLTGGSAVAFLYQNLQGNIQSHNVESYFDPTERPTTPPPADAAAGRPLNILVLGSDAREGKSDVDGAGAAGEITGMRSDTAMLMHISANRDRVDVVSIPRDTLLTIPSCILSDGSRSTERSDAMFNSAFEIGGRTGDVAGAAACTIRTVEALSGIYVDGFIAINFASFQDIVTTLGGVEVCLSEPVSDTSAGLDLAAGCQTLNGKDALALARARKSLGDGSDISRIGRQQQIVEAIVSKALSLNYISDLPKLYGVLNDVTSNVDMSSSLGNISYLGGLAYSLRGLSVQDLHLITMPFVQAGNRVRPAPEAESVWEAIRTDKPLPRLEKRPSTKSPILQGTKEEIEAFRRAIGAGLSGEVK
- a CDS encoding GtrA family protein, producing MHGVIERLLRGQTFRQWLVEFLQFCTVGLGSYIVDVGLFNLLAYSGVVTLPGDGPMVAKTLSVVVSIIFSWVVNRLWTFRNKSDKSKRAEFVLFLAINVGGLLIALGCLGFSRFVLGFDSQLADNVAANVVGLVLGTAFRYVCYRYLVFTKIPDAA
- a CDS encoding LCP family protein, which codes for MNQPPSFEPRKRVQRPSVEGAHEVGRPSHAARPRARSARRAAADPDQGVQPRSSADSQPRSSTGARRPSAPVRRSAFDDRAPERPYAEQAAAPAAAPGAAAPVNATVNTAPPAYAPHRPVPGHDEDRYGAPAGQPGEPPAARARRRHPGRILAGALAIIVLLVLGWGYYLYSYGNGKLGHEAALSSAPDTAGETFLIVGSDERGEAVNDPTEGHRADTIMLLHKSETGPAALVSLPRDTLVHFPDSKASGKLNGSFSFGGAEYLVHTVEELTGLKIDHYIQIGMDGVKNLTDAVGGVELCLDYDVSDEYSGLQWTAGCHHSDGTTALAFSRMRYSDPLGDIGRTERQRQVVSKIIDKALSPSLLVNPLKQRSLVGSVAEVLSVDTDGSLMTVAKAGLALRDAIGPDGLKGAPPIASLNHRGPGGASTVLLAPEADQFWLDLRDGKLTKDSFASF